A genome region from Alistipes dispar includes the following:
- a CDS encoding DUF4843 domain-containing protein, with protein sequence MKRSFLFDTALLLAVAAGAVSCGDTWLKYDTSQKNKLYFTEGPLNLDQYISTDISFAIYDETVQEIQRKVPVKLLGTVSDRDRTFEVAAIHDTTTNYISGGVQRELVDAVEGEDYTLGELVIPAGEVEGEIVVTAKRSEKILTKTASLVLQIVETDLFEGVPRNVFRVLISDGTPTCPIWWRYDAENEWYMYLGNFTPDKYRKVLEFYHGIEDTNPSLYKTMVEQFGENIDNEHYTTTTGGQADLTMGFMVRSNNPQKLAWVRYVLCPTFDYYKENFPDAEVYTDKSVSVTTKGWRDPAYNY encoded by the coding sequence ATGAAACGTTCATTCCTTTTCGATACGGCCCTGTTGCTGGCCGTCGCCGCCGGAGCGGTTTCCTGCGGCGATACGTGGCTGAAATACGACACGTCGCAGAAAAACAAGCTCTATTTCACGGAGGGTCCGCTCAACCTCGACCAGTATATCTCCACCGACATCTCGTTCGCCATCTACGACGAGACGGTGCAGGAGATCCAGCGGAAGGTCCCGGTCAAACTGCTGGGCACGGTCTCCGACCGCGACCGCACGTTCGAGGTCGCGGCGATCCACGACACCACGACGAACTACATCTCGGGCGGCGTGCAGCGCGAACTGGTCGATGCCGTCGAAGGCGAGGACTACACGCTGGGCGAGCTGGTCATTCCCGCCGGCGAGGTCGAAGGCGAGATCGTCGTCACGGCGAAGCGCTCGGAGAAGATCCTGACGAAAACCGCCTCGCTCGTGCTCCAGATCGTCGAGACCGACCTGTTCGAAGGCGTCCCGCGCAACGTATTCCGCGTACTCATCTCGGACGGCACCCCCACCTGCCCGATCTGGTGGCGTTACGATGCCGAGAACGAGTGGTACATGTACCTGGGCAACTTCACGCCCGACAAGTACCGCAAGGTGCTGGAGTTCTACCACGGCATCGAGGATACGAACCCCTCGCTCTACAAGACGATGGTCGAGCAGTTCGGCGAGAACATCGACAACGAACACTACACGACCACCACGGGCGGACAGGCGGACCTGACCATGGGATTCATGGTCCGGAGCAACAATCCGCAGAAACTGGCCTGGGTGCGCTACGTGCTCTGTCCGACGTTCGACTACTACAAGGAGAATTTCCCCGACGCCGAAGTCTACACCGACAAGTCCGTGAGCGTCACGACGAA
- a CDS encoding RagB/SusD family nutrient uptake outer membrane protein, which produces MSRMKKYRFYLLALLPLLGGCEAYLDVNPKSEVTDKELYATAEGCEDAIYGIYAEMGADKDLYGRKLSFEYPETMIGNFTIPQTDPMAYAVQRQWTTDDAVTIAEDIWVAGYKVIGHINKALTHILPKADDVYPYIRLYKGELLALRAFMHFEMVRLFAVSSGSGDSAAKAKAIPYVKSYGIEVTPYSSLDKVFEEIVGDLTEAEKYLAEDEELVTPVRTNAADGFTSCRITHLNLYAVQAMLARVYWTAGNLELAEKYAEKVIDSGKFPLMRTAEAWNAVETGTLNMQETLFGLYSTQFLKNYYDKHIYSGATLELSDEYKEVYATDEAGTDKRYTLWFNTSTGQCIKHYSKMYANGETNATYTGNSIPGLSLIRIPEMYYIVAEANLTKDPDKAVEYLDYVVTSRELTAFADREGSITEENIYNERRKEFYADGESFFDMKHLQSDVELPGMGVFSGTDDATYTIPIPKSVEDNYRN; this is translated from the coding sequence ATGTCACGCATGAAAAAATACCGTTTCTATCTGTTGGCCCTGCTCCCGCTGCTGGGCGGCTGCGAGGCCTACCTCGACGTCAATCCCAAATCGGAGGTGACCGACAAGGAACTTTACGCGACGGCCGAAGGCTGCGAGGACGCCATCTACGGCATCTACGCCGAGATGGGCGCGGACAAGGACCTCTACGGCCGCAAACTCTCGTTCGAATACCCCGAGACGATGATCGGCAACTTCACCATACCGCAGACCGACCCGATGGCCTACGCCGTGCAGCGCCAGTGGACGACCGACGACGCCGTCACCATCGCCGAAGACATCTGGGTGGCAGGCTACAAGGTGATCGGGCACATCAACAAGGCCCTGACGCACATTCTGCCCAAAGCCGACGACGTATATCCCTATATCAGGCTCTACAAGGGCGAGCTGCTCGCCCTGCGCGCCTTCATGCACTTCGAAATGGTGCGCCTCTTCGCCGTATCGTCCGGCTCGGGCGACTCCGCGGCCAAGGCCAAGGCCATTCCCTACGTGAAGAGCTACGGCATCGAAGTCACCCCGTACAGCTCGCTCGACAAGGTGTTCGAGGAGATCGTCGGCGACCTCACCGAAGCCGAAAAGTACCTCGCCGAGGACGAGGAGCTGGTCACCCCGGTGCGCACCAACGCCGCCGACGGCTTCACCAGTTGCCGCATCACCCACCTGAACCTCTACGCCGTGCAGGCGATGCTGGCCCGCGTATATTGGACGGCGGGCAACCTGGAACTGGCCGAAAAGTATGCCGAAAAGGTGATCGACAGCGGGAAATTCCCTCTGATGCGGACCGCGGAGGCGTGGAATGCCGTGGAGACCGGCACGCTCAACATGCAGGAGACCCTCTTCGGACTCTACTCGACGCAGTTCCTCAAGAACTACTACGACAAACACATCTACAGCGGCGCCACGCTCGAGCTCTCCGACGAGTACAAGGAGGTGTACGCCACGGACGAAGCCGGCACCGACAAGCGGTACACCCTCTGGTTCAACACCAGCACGGGACAGTGCATCAAGCATTACAGCAAAATGTACGCCAACGGCGAGACGAACGCCACCTACACCGGCAACTCGATCCCGGGCCTGAGCCTGATCCGGATTCCCGAAATGTACTACATCGTCGCCGAGGCCAATCTCACCAAGGACCCCGACAAGGCGGTGGAATACCTCGACTACGTGGTGACGTCGCGCGAGCTGACCGCCTTCGCCGACCGCGAAGGTTCGATCACCGAGGAGAACATCTACAACGAACGCCGCAAGGAGTTCTATGCCGACGGCGAGAGTTTCTTCGACATGAAGCACCTCCAGTCGGACGTGGAGCTTCCGGGCATGGGCGTCTTCTCCGGCACGGACGACGCCACCTATACGATTCCCATTCCGAAAAGCGTGGAGGACAATTACCGAAACTAA